In one Mucilaginibacter ginsenosidivorax genomic region, the following are encoded:
- a CDS encoding CDP-alcohol phosphatidyltransferase family protein, with protein sequence MEQKISLRTNLQLGIYRVIDPVVKILIKVGLTPNAVTSIGFVLNVGVAAIFILGAEEGNRGDLRYVGWAGGLILFAGLFDMLDGQVARLGNMKSTFGALYDSVLDRYSELIMFLGICYYLVGHHYFISSIAAFIALIGSMMVSYVRARAEGLGVEVKGGLMQRPERVVTIGVCALISGIVAQYIGGNYKLFVPGIKFHIFEPISIFTFPLVLLAVLTNITAFNRLREAKKALIKQEEEGL encoded by the coding sequence ATGGAACAAAAAATATCGCTTAGAACAAACCTGCAATTAGGTATTTACCGGGTGATTGATCCCGTTGTAAAAATTCTGATCAAGGTTGGATTAACGCCAAACGCAGTTACATCAATTGGTTTTGTACTGAACGTTGGTGTTGCGGCCATTTTTATTTTAGGTGCCGAAGAAGGTAACCGCGGCGATTTGCGATATGTAGGCTGGGCAGGTGGTTTGATACTGTTTGCCGGCTTGTTTGATATGCTTGACGGCCAGGTAGCCCGCTTAGGCAACATGAAATCAACCTTCGGCGCTTTGTATGATTCTGTTCTTGACCGTTACAGCGAGTTAATTATGTTCCTGGGTATTTGTTATTACCTGGTTGGGCATCACTATTTTATAAGTTCGATAGCAGCGTTTATAGCCCTTATAGGCTCTATGATGGTAAGTTATGTAAGGGCACGTGCCGAAGGCTTGGGTGTTGAGGTAAAAGGCGGTTTAATGCAACGGCCCGAGCGTGTGGTTACTATTGGCGTATGCGCGTTAATAAGCGGTATAGTTGCGCAATATATCGGCGGTAATTATAAATTATTTGTACCGGGTATTAAATTTCACATATTTGAACCGATATCAATATTTACCTTTCCTTTGGTGTTGCTGGCGGTGCTAACCAATATTACCGCGTTTAACCGGTTAAGAGAAGCAAAAAAGGCCTTGATAAAACAAGAGGAAGAAGGTTTATAA